The sequence below is a genomic window from Rhodospirillaceae bacterium.
TTACTCCTTGAGGCTTTGGAAATAGACCTATCAATGGTCGGTGGCAAACATCCAGATCGCCGGATACGGGCGAAACAGTACGAAGAGGCCTTCGACCTGCACCAGGAAACGTTTGGCACATTGAAGATCGAACCCCTGTGATTCAGTTATGGGCAGATACTGAGGATATGGAATAAGGGGCTAACACAGATAAGCTCGAAGTATTCATAATTTAACTTGATGCCGAGACGCGTGGAGAAAACGATGTACAAAAATATACTAATTGCTACCGATGGATCAGAACTAGCTACTCGAGGCCTCTCCCACGGCCTCGAACTTGCTAAGACACTCAACATCCCAGTCACCGTCGTGACGACAACTGAAACATGGTCTGTGTCCGACATTGCTCGTGAAACGGAGCATAGAAATCCTAACCCTATAGCGCAATATGAAGACATCGTAGCAGAGGCATCAAAATTAATATTGGCTTCGGCTAAAGAAGCGGCAGAACAACTCGGCGTTTCGTGCGAATGTGTGCACGTTGCGGATAGGCATCCAGCGGAAGGTATTTTGGAGACAGCGACTTCGAAAGGCTGCAATCTTATTGTAATGGCATCACATGGGCGACGTGGTGTAAAGAAGGCTCTTCTTGGAAGTGTTGCAAACGAAGTTCTTAGTAATAGTGCAGTGCCGGTCTTAATCATAAGATAGCAAGGTTGGTATTCCAGATGGCTCCCACCCAACGGCATCGCGATGTGGAACAATGCTGCAAACACGCCCAAGACATGTCTAATATTAGAATCCTCACCCTCGGCTATTAGGCGAAATTTTATACTGCCTTCAATAATGACGGCTTTTCTACGGTGGTCTCAATTGATCGGCACCAACAATCTAACGACCCGAAAGGCACAAAAAGAAACCGGTCCCTAAATGGGGCCGATATACCGTGCGCGTAGGATAGCGGTTGAAGGAACGGCAGCGGCCAAAGAGGAAGGTGATAATTATGGGTTATCGGTATGGCGTGAGATTAAAGTTGTGCTGACGGACAATTCTAAAAATAAACCATAACTTAGGCGTTGTGC
It includes:
- a CDS encoding universal stress protein; translated protein: MYKNILIATDGSELATRGLSHGLELAKTLNIPVTVVTTTETWSVSDIARETEHRNPNPIAQYEDIVAEASKLILASAKEAAEQLGVSCECVHVADRHPAEGILETATSKGCNLIVMASHGRRGVKKALLGSVANEVLSNSAVPVLIIR